AAAGGATATATAGATTCTTTTACTCCACCATTAATGAGAGATACTGGTAATTTAAAACAAAGTTTATCCTATCCACTCAACTGGTGGCATGGAGAAAATAAAGTAAATTATGATAACTGCTACAAAATTTTTAATATTGATTTTTCTTATTTATCAGAAAAGTAATAAAATTAGAAGTTGGATATGGAAGCTAGGAGATGATTGTATGGGAAAAGTCTATAAACTTAATAGTGAAAAATCTTTAGCCCATCAAGTTTTAGAATATGCTGGTTGGTATGAGGGAAGAAAAGTAGATGTAGAAAAAATAATAGAGTATTACCAAAAGAACAATTATATTCTAAATGATTTTGCCAAAAAATTTTTACAAGAATTTTCAGGTATAAAAGAGAATTGGTTTTTCAAATATATTGGTAAAAATGGAGAAGTACGAATAGATGGAAATGATTTTAGCTTTTCTATTCCTTATGATTTACCTTTTGAGGAAGAAGATAAAGAGTATGAATTAAAACAAATTCCAGAAGAGGTAAGAGATAAAGTAATTCCAATAGTTGAAACAGGCTGGCATATTGGTGGCACTTTATGGATAGATGATAAAGGAAAATTTTATCATACTCTTTATTATAGAAATGATTGTATGGAACAGTATGAT
Above is a window of Fusobacterium mortiferum ATCC 9817 DNA encoding:
- a CDS encoding SUKH-3 domain-containing protein, giving the protein MGKVYKLNSEKSLAHQVLEYAGWYEGRKVDVEKIIEYYQKNNYILNDFAKKFLQEFSGIKENWFFKYIGKNGEVRIDGNDFSFSIPYDLPFEEEDKEYELKQIPEEVRDKVIPIVETGWHIGGTLWIDDKGKFYHTLYYRNDCMEQYDSIFDYLEYNFRYYLGNEIYVTFENQRDLEKN